The Macadamia integrifolia cultivar HAES 741 chromosome 4, SCU_Mint_v3, whole genome shotgun sequence genome contains the following window.
TATTGAGAAATGAGAAGTGAAATGTTTTAGGGACGGTGGGTAGTGGGTAGCAATGTCTATGATCATTATTatagaaaaaatatatgatgGTGATGTATCCTTGGCTAACCACTGGTTTTGGGTATTTAGTCCCTTAAACCTACAATTTGCAGGCAAATAGTGATAGCCAACCAGACATGCTTGCAGGTCTCTGTTCAAGGGAGGAAAACAATTCTCTTTGGACTGCGTTTGGTTAACTATTGGGATGAAATAATGGATTATTTTTAGTGTTGTTCTCAGACATATTTTCTGAATATCTCTGAATGCCTACTGTGTCATTTGGGTTCAGTTCCACTGCTCACCACAACATGATGGaggtgacttttttttttttttttttttttttttttgtgggggggtgggggtggtggagCATAGACAGTACATGGCTATGAATCCacatttttccatttctgagcaTCGCCCAAGGCATTTGGGCATGATATAATTTCATTCCAGTTGACAACCAAGAAACCCTCTTTATCTTTATTCTGATGAACAGATAAACCCTTGATCCCAACTGTTTgcagaacatttttttttctttttcttccccgtaaaattttgaatttgatttgaatttgacaAAGACAAATCTTATGAAGATTGGAGCTTTATGGCACAGTAGTCTACAGACAATCATGTGTGAGGACAGTCTGGTCGGCTGCCTATGGTTAAATAAGTTggccccatttttttttttttttctttttttgttgttttatggaTTTCCACCGACTTTCTCTTGGCCAAACATGCTTGATCTTTTATGCTTATCTTTTTGAATAAATATTATATTTGCAaacctcttcataaaggcaatccAACCTTTTACCCATACAGcaaacacaagaagaaaaaaaaaattctacctaAAAAGTGGATGAGAAGAATCTTAcctgaaaaataataaaaaaatcaaattattaCTGTACTATATACAATATGAATTTTTAAAATACCCATGAAAAGTAATCTTTAAAGCCATTTTATGCCGGGAAAGTAGAGGAGTGACAGTGTTTCAGGAGTCAGGATTGGATCGGAATCAGCCGAGGCAGATCCCAGTTCCAGCCAATGCAGATCGGTCAATCCATACCGGATTCCTAAGGTTAGGGTATATTTTGGTCGATTCTGGTCAATTCCTGACTGATCCAGATCGATTTCAAGCCGGATCTTGATtctgtaccaaaaaaaaaaaagtgacaattTTGTTTTGCAATTCACATCTAGATGTATCCTTGAGAACTGAGGTAGTCAATATCTTCTAAGAAGGAAggaagtgtgtgtgtgtgtttctttCATTGGAAAGATCTTTCACCAAAAGAATGTCAATCTTAAGTAATAATACAACTCCTAATATTTATAGAATCAATGAACACAAATTTATGCAGATCTTTATTTTGGCAGCTAAGAGCTTTGGACTTCCTTATCTCAATGCCTACCTTGATTCAGTGGGCTCCAACTTCACTCATGGAGCCAATTTTGCCACTGCTGGATCAACAATTAGGCCTCAAAATACAACTCTCTCTCAAAGTGGGTTCAGTCCTATCTCCTTAAATGTTCAATTCTATCAGTTCAATGATtttcatcacagatctcaagTGGCTCGTACAAAAGGTAATTCTACTAACATTACTTCCATCATATATTATCATATGAACTCTTTGGAAAAATGCAGTTTCTTGTAAGTTTTATCTTATAGAAAATTCCCATATTTGTGTAGGTGTTGTTTGGCAGGAATTAATGCCCAAGGAGGAGGATTTCTCTAGTGCCCTGTACACATTTGACATCGGTCAGAACGATCTAACAGCCGGGTACTTCCTTAACATGTCGACTGATCAAGTCAAGGCATATGTCCCTGATTTACTGAATCAGTTCACTACTATTATTAAGGTGAGTAGCCTTACTAGTATTCCCTTTTGTGCTTATTTTAGAATTTTCTCATCCCAGTAATTGATAGCTTAGACATACTTGCTGTCCTGTGTGTGAAAGCAGAATATAAATGGGCAAGGAGGGAGATCATTCTGGATACACAACACAGGCCCTGTTGGCTGCCTTGCTTATGTTCTGGATAGGCTGCTAATCACAGCAGGACAAGTGGACAAAGCTGGGTGTGCCAGTCCCTTCAATGAGGTGGCTCAATACTTCAACCAGAGATTAAAAGAGGCCATAGCTCAACTCAGGAAAGATCTTCCATTGGCTGCCATCACCTATGTTGATGTTTATTCTCTTAAGTACTCCCTCTTCAGCCAGGCCTCCAAGCATGGTAAGGGTTCTTATAACCAATATTTCCAGATTGGTTCCTCTTGTAAGAGTGCCTACTCTACTACTGTGCCTGCTCTGGTTAGATGTCTTAcaagtttcaaaaaaaaaaaattgcaggaTTTGAACAACCACTTGTAGCTTGCTGTGGGCATGGAGGGAAGTACAACTACAACAGACACATGGGGTGTGGATCAAAGGTCACCAAGGATGGAAAACAGATTCTAGTGGGGAAATCCTGCAAGGATCCATCGGTTCGGATTATCTGGGATGGAGTACACTTCACCGAGGCTGCTAACAAATGGATCTTCGATAGGATTGTTGATGGATCATATTCTGACCCACCCATCCCATTGAAAATGGCTTGTCATCGACCTTCTACCAACTGATcttattcctcttctttccGGCAAATAATGTTTCATCAATGTACAACTTTTGGATCAAAAGGAAGGAAATATTTCAGACTTTTATTCCAAGGGATTAAAATGTTGGTAAATAAAATTGCATTTTGCTGTGACTACTGCTCCAGTCTCCCTTCTCCTCCTCGCCCACCAAGAGCTACTTAAACCTAAATTTGGCGACACAATGAGCTACTCCATTCGCAGTGCTACTAACATGAACTTAAGGGGTAGTTCAGCTGGTGAGGAACAACACTTCataattaagaggtcatgagttcaattGTAAAGCAAAGCCCGTATATCAAAGATTTAAAAATGGGAACGGATGAGCCTCAGTTGATCCTGGTCTCAACTGATCTGGATTGGACTAATCCTAATTGAATTGATAGTCCCTATCATCTATTGATCCACTGGATGGCCCACGCTGATCTAGATTCCAATTGatatgattacaaaagtttcccttttagatttgaaaattttcacttcttcccttccatttcctttcaatTTCCCCTTTAATCAAATGGAGTTAATAAAATTGTTTCCATATCTTGATTTTCAGCACAACATGCAGGATCATAGGTCTCTTTCATTTGACATTGATCAGAAATAGATAATGGATTCTCTCAAGAAATACAAATTTTGAATTCTAAGAAGTGAGGAACTTGAGGCTGGTATCAATTATCGAGAgtagaccaaattccctgagtGAGGAGGAAGAACACTGATATTTGGACTCAGCAATCAGCATTGATGTGATGCATAGTGAGAAACCAATCTTTCACCCACCGATCCACCAACCAACAACCCCAATTTGTCcaacaggaaaagaaaaacaagcaaATTAACATATATTTTACTTGTCTTTCAGTTAGGTGTTTAGTCACTACAGATTCTAGGGTCACATTTAAGTTTGTCTAAATAAGATTAGAGTGTTAACCCCACTAATCAACCAGATCACGACTGTTTAAGCAGTTAAAATTGTGTCACCACAAGGGTGGGAGAGGAGTTATCATTTGTAACAGCAAAATATTGCCCCTTTCTCCTAGCAAGCGACATTGGATGCTCCTTTaccaaataaattaaaaaaaatttaaaaattaggcGCACCAAGGACCAGAGAGCGTTTGTCACTTTCAATGAAAATGTTTCCCTTTTaggtttaaaaattttcacttctccTCAATATGTTGACATTCTTCTCTAATACAAGGTTTTGAAAAGTGGAATCCGGATCAACTAGTGCTGATTCTGATCTGAATCTATCAGAACCAACTCAAAACGGAGCAAAATCAGTAAAATCAATCCATTCGATCTAAAATTCTGAATTAACCAATTTTATAACTTAAATTCTTAAAATAATATACAAAAATCCTCCACAGAGACAATGAATGACATTGAATATCCACGAATTGAAATACATGTCTAAATTCTCCTAACCTTTAAATCTTCACTGTCACTCACCGCAGAAGATTTGACTCCTGCACCTGATTCAATTGCCTATGCCACTTTGTTAAccctttttttaaaactaaaatatatatatatatagagagagagagagagagactttcaAGCTTCTCGCTTATAATATAATAgtgtagagagagaaaaaaagaaacaatacaATGGCGATTGGCGAAGAGGGTCGTGGAACGGTAGAAGAGAGAATATTGCTATAGATTGCGGACGGAAAGAGTCGTGAAACTTTCAAGCTTCTCGCTATAGATTGGGAATTATTGGCATCGAAGTAAATCCAATCTGACCTGGATACTCATCACTCTCATCTCCATCGAATCACAACCAGCTGTAACTAACTTCCAACCCCCTCCATGGTGGCCCCCACCAGTCCACCACCCCATGTGATGGCCACCTTAACCCCATCCCcacctccctttctctctcttgaagcAGAATCCGAGAGAACCCACTAGCCAAGCCCAGTTGCCTCTTCAACTCAGTTTTCTTTTCTGAAGGAGGTGATGTACAAGATAATGATGGTAGGGAAAAGATAATCTCACCTGTCATAGTAAATTCACTCATTCCACCTTCCAAGCATAGAGAAATAAGCAAAACCCAAATGACCCACTTGGATTATCTCCCTCTAACGAGCTTGAACTCGCCATCAGAAATGATGACAATGGAGTTGATGTCAATGACGCCGTCGTCGTCGGCGGCGATGATGATATCGATGTTGATGATGAGGATGTGGATATTAATATCGGCCTGAATATGAACAGTGCATGGCGTAGACCAGGACTAAACAGCCAGTCATGGACATCCCAATACACTTCCACTCTAAATTTACTCATGGATATAGATTCATTACCTCTGAATTTCCATTGGAGGTGCTTCACATGAATGGCCAAGTGCCCATCTATCTTTATCTCCATTTCTGGATCAAGCCCACCATTAGAACTATGCTGGTTCAAGTTATTGCATTCTATGGAAATCTCATGAAACCTGCCTTTCTCATGGAACTTGACCCTTGTAGAGAATTTCTTCTTGGCAAATATATGTTCTTTCCTTGAAACCAAAATGGGTTCTATCAGCGCTGGCCGGGACCTTGTCTTTCTGTAAGCATCCTTCTTTAGGTCACCAAGCAACAACACGACTTCTTCTTCACAGACGACGGCGACATAGTAATCCGACTGCGGCTCTGTTTTTCCGTCGAATTTGGCAATCTTTAGATCCCAGAAGACGTCGACAGCCTTGCCTTCCACAATGAAGCGCTTGGTACCATGTTTCCTCCAGAAGTACCATGGCTTCATCTCGACCTTGCAATTGTAGTGGCTCTCACCCTCCGGCCCTTCCACCGAGACGGAGAGGCCATGGAGCAGTAGATTCTTACACCATG
Protein-coding sequences here:
- the LOC122075521 gene encoding GDSL esterase/lipase At3g26430-like; the encoded protein is MGCDLLRPVVVLSALFSVITSFPSLVLSLTPSSPCEFPAIFNFGDSNSDTGGLSAAFGQAPPPNGETYFHSPAGRYSDGRLIIDFIAKSFGLPYLNAYLDSVGSNFTHGANFATAGSTIRPQNTTLSQSGFSPISLNVQFYQFNDFHHRSQVARTKGVVWQELMPKEEDFSSALYTFDIGQNDLTAGYFLNMSTDQVKAYVPDLLNQFTTIIKNINGQGGRSFWIHNTGPVGCLAYVLDRLLITAGQVDKAGCASPFNEVAQYFNQRLKEAIAQLRKDLPLAAITYVDVYSLKYSLFSQASKHGFEQPLVACCGHGGKYNYNRHMGCGSKVTKDGKQILVGKSCKDPSVRIIWDGVHFTEAANKWIFDRIVDGSYSDPPIPLKMACHRPSTN